A part of Larkinella insperata genomic DNA contains:
- a CDS encoding ATP-dependent helicase: MTDYISTLNEPQRQAVLHENGPLMIIAGAGSGKTRVLTFRIAHLIEKGIDPFRILALTFTNKAAGEMRHRIESVVGTEARNIWMGTFHAVFAKILRVEAKALGYTSNFSIYDTDDSKSLLRSIIKEFGLDDKVYRPNMVFARISGAKNRLVGPADYLANPLIQADDAAARMPEIGRIYKAYSTRCFQANAMDFDDLLYNTNVLFRDHLDILNKYQHKFKHVLVDEFQDTNVSQYLITRKLSAVNQNICVVGDDAQSIYAFRGANIENILNFEKDFPDVRTIKLEQNYRSTKTIVNAANSIIARNREQLRKNVFTDNEEGTLIEVVKAASDNEEGRLIATSLFEAKMQEGLRNSDFAILYRTNAQSRAFEEALRKLNIKYRIIGGLSFYQRKEIKDLLAYLRFTVNQNDEEAFKRIINLPKRGIGDTTVAKISVVAAENQVPIWEVVSNVSKYVAGRAGIAIEGFADLIKSFQLLLDKKDAYDVAAHVAKASGILKELYDDKTVEGLSRYENVQALLNSIKEFVDNPDNDDKSLSAFLQVVSLLTTADEKDDDGDTDKVTLMTIHGAKGLEFRNVYIVGLEEDLFPSQMMLESRADLEEERRLFYVAITRAEKKLTVSYAESRYHYGRLKVCEPSRFLMEVNPDFLKMAKVRQTEREDRREANREVPSGGSMSFVRSLAQKTARQQTPQPTVAHVPSSDFTPSDTSKLAEGMRVEHMKFGFGLVQKVDQDGNDRKAVIKFETAGEKTLLLSFAKLKIVV, from the coding sequence ATGACGGATTATATTTCAACCTTGAATGAGCCACAACGGCAGGCCGTGTTGCACGAAAACGGTCCGCTGATGATTATAGCCGGTGCCGGATCAGGCAAAACCCGGGTATTAACCTTCCGGATTGCCCACCTGATTGAAAAAGGGATTGATCCATTTCGGATTTTAGCCCTGACGTTTACCAACAAAGCGGCCGGTGAAATGCGCCACCGGATCGAGAGCGTGGTCGGCACGGAAGCCCGCAACATCTGGATGGGCACGTTTCACGCGGTTTTTGCCAAGATTCTGCGGGTTGAAGCGAAGGCGCTGGGCTACACGAGTAACTTTTCCATTTACGATACCGACGATTCCAAATCGCTGCTGCGAAGCATTATCAAGGAATTTGGGCTGGATGACAAGGTATACCGCCCAAACATGGTTTTTGCGCGCATTTCGGGGGCCAAAAACCGACTGGTGGGTCCGGCTGATTACCTGGCCAATCCGCTGATTCAGGCCGACGATGCAGCCGCCCGGATGCCCGAAATTGGCCGGATTTACAAAGCCTATTCGACGCGGTGTTTCCAGGCCAACGCCATGGATTTTGACGATCTGCTCTACAACACGAACGTCCTGTTCCGCGATCACCTGGACATCCTGAACAAATACCAGCACAAATTCAAACACGTCCTGGTCGATGAGTTTCAGGATACCAACGTGTCGCAGTACCTGATTACCCGGAAGTTGTCCGCCGTCAATCAAAACATCTGCGTGGTGGGCGACGACGCCCAGAGTATTTACGCCTTCCGCGGGGCCAACATCGAAAACATTCTGAATTTCGAGAAAGACTTTCCGGATGTCCGCACGATCAAGCTGGAACAGAATTACCGCTCGACCAAAACCATCGTCAACGCGGCCAATTCCATCATTGCCCGGAACCGGGAGCAGCTGCGCAAAAACGTCTTTACCGACAACGAAGAGGGTACGCTGATCGAGGTTGTCAAAGCCGCTTCCGACAACGAGGAAGGCCGGCTAATTGCCACTTCGCTCTTCGAAGCCAAGATGCAGGAAGGGCTGCGAAACTCCGATTTTGCCATTCTGTACCGCACCAACGCCCAGTCGCGGGCCTTTGAGGAAGCGCTTCGGAAGCTGAACATCAAATACCGCATCATCGGCGGCTTGTCGTTCTACCAGCGCAAGGAAATCAAGGACCTGCTGGCGTACCTGCGTTTTACGGTCAACCAGAACGACGAAGAAGCGTTCAAGCGGATCATTAACCTGCCCAAACGCGGCATTGGCGATACCACCGTGGCCAAAATATCGGTCGTGGCCGCCGAAAACCAGGTGCCAATCTGGGAAGTGGTCAGCAACGTGAGTAAATACGTAGCTGGTCGGGCCGGTATTGCCATCGAAGGGTTCGCCGATCTGATCAAGAGCTTTCAACTGCTGCTCGACAAAAAAGACGCCTACGACGTAGCCGCGCACGTGGCCAAGGCATCCGGAATTCTGAAAGAACTGTACGACGACAAAACCGTTGAGGGTTTGTCCCGCTACGAAAACGTACAGGCCCTGCTGAACTCCATCAAGGAATTTGTCGACAATCCGGACAACGACGACAAGAGCCTGAGCGCCTTTTTACAGGTGGTATCGCTGCTGACAACCGCCGACGAAAAAGACGACGATGGCGACACCGACAAGGTAACGCTGATGACCATTCACGGAGCCAAAGGGCTGGAGTTTCGGAACGTCTACATCGTAGGGCTGGAGGAAGATTTGTTCCCGTCGCAGATGATGCTCGAAAGCCGGGCCGACCTGGAAGAAGAACGGCGGTTGTTTTACGTTGCCATCACCCGCGCTGAGAAAAAACTAACGGTTTCCTACGCCGAATCGCGGTATCACTACGGCCGTCTGAAAGTCTGTGAACCGAGCCGCTTTCTGATGGAAGTTAACCCGGATTTTCTGAAGATGGCCAAGGTTCGTCAGACCGAGCGGGAAGACCGTCGGGAAGCTAATCGGGAAGTGCCCTCTGGCGGATCGATGAGTTTTGTGCGAAGTCTGGCCCAGAAAACCGCCCGCCAGCAGACACCCCAGCCAACGGTGGCCCATGTTCCGTCGAGCGATTTTACCCCCAGCGATACGTCCAAACTGGCCGAAGGGATGCGCGTCGAACACATGAAGTTTGGCTTTGGTCTGGTGCAGAAAGTTGATCAGGACGGCAACGACCGGAAAGCCGTGATCAAGTTTGAAACGGCGGGGGAAAAGACGCTGCTGCTGAGCTTTGCGAAACTGAAGATTGTCGTTTAA
- a CDS encoding cupin domain-containing protein encodes MNRSEFLSIGGSVLLLTRTVMAQSTPEPEAHLFKDDGTIPNSRYPLLIYHNAFSETGSAGASWLEKRFAANNWTNSWRNGVFPYHHYHSISHEVLGVYSGSALLHLGGEQGEKIRVKTGDVVVIPAGVGHKRLDASADFGVVGAYPDGRDYDVLRGQPGDRPKADQNIAAVPLPQTDPLLGRESGLVRIWK; translated from the coding sequence ATGAACCGAAGCGAATTTTTGTCAATCGGCGGTTCTGTACTGTTGTTAACCCGAACCGTTATGGCGCAATCGACCCCGGAGCCGGAAGCCCATCTTTTTAAAGACGACGGCACGATTCCAAACAGCCGTTATCCACTATTGATTTACCACAACGCCTTTTCGGAAACCGGTTCGGCGGGGGCTTCCTGGCTCGAAAAACGGTTTGCGGCCAACAACTGGACCAATTCCTGGCGCAACGGCGTATTTCCGTATCACCATTACCACAGCATTTCGCACGAGGTGCTGGGCGTTTACAGCGGCTCGGCCCTGCTGCACCTGGGCGGGGAGCAGGGTGAGAAAATCCGGGTGAAAACCGGCGACGTTGTGGTCATTCCGGCGGGGGTCGGTCACAAACGGCTTGACGCTTCGGCGGATTTCGGCGTCGTGGGGGCGTATCCCGACGGGCGCGATTATGACGTCCTGCGCGGACAGCCCGGCGACCGGCCCAAAGCCGATCAAAACATTGCCGCCGTTCCACTTCCCCAAACCGATCCGCTGCTGGGTCGGGAAAGCGGGTTGGTCCGCATCTGGAAATAG
- a CDS encoding redoxin domain-containing protein — protein sequence MIAFFDTVHEDTDLYSIPQVFRKLVPVKPLQSGQKAPLFGVHRQRTIGQYVTWQADYSKTVHLHDWLQTGPLVVAFYSAGWNGYGKKYLQKLIELQAHVQDAGANLLVVSPDSPESLQILVEQHDLPFTIVQDAENQIAGKFGVHSTDDPVWNWIAGITEDVPYPALFVVAPDRHIQFSYVDKDFDGQFPAEAVLRQIDGQSAVKTLPLYDRTAA from the coding sequence ATGATTGCCTTTTTCGACACCGTTCACGAAGACACCGATCTGTATTCGATTCCTCAGGTATTCCGGAAGCTGGTCCCGGTGAAACCGCTGCAATCCGGCCAGAAAGCACCGTTATTCGGCGTTCATCGCCAGCGGACGATTGGGCAGTACGTTACCTGGCAGGCTGATTATTCCAAAACCGTTCACCTGCACGACTGGCTCCAAACGGGTCCGCTGGTAGTTGCTTTTTACAGCGCTGGCTGGAACGGATACGGCAAAAAGTATCTGCAAAAATTAATTGAACTTCAGGCCCATGTACAGGATGCGGGCGCAAACCTGCTGGTGGTTTCTCCCGACTCGCCGGAATCGTTGCAAATTCTGGTAGAACAGCACGACTTGCCGTTTACGATCGTGCAGGATGCGGAAAACCAGATTGCCGGCAAATTTGGGGTTCACTCGACGGATGATCCGGTCTGGAACTGGATTGCCGGAATTACCGAAGATGTACCCTACCCGGCGTTATTCGTCGTTGCTCCGGACCGTCACATTCAGTTTAGCTACGTTGACAAGGATTTTGACGGACAATTCCCGGCGGAAGCCGTTCTGCGGCAAATCGACGGGCAATCGGCCGTTAAAACGTTGCCGTTGTACGACCGGACCGCGGCCTGA
- a CDS encoding MFS transporter: MNMTRQEKVLLLILACINFTHIVDFIIMMPMGPQLMRYFSLNPHEFSFIVSAYSLSAGISGFLAAFYVDRFDRKKVVLTAYIGFVVGTIACGLAPTFPLLIVARTTAGLFGGVLGAQVFSIVADVVPYERRATAMSIITTSFSVASVVGVPFGLYLATKISWHAPFLAIGGLGVLVTALIIRYVPRLNGHLQTSENQSAPLDVITSILRNPNQLRALWLTTTIMLGHFSIIPLLSPYLVANVGLGEDQLYLIYLVGGLVTIFTGPLVGRLADKRGKYPVFVVFALLSMIPMFLLTSMQPSGLTYILAVNAVFFIFSNARFIPTQAMVTAVVEPKRRGGFMSMNSSVQLLAQALATYGAGLLVTKTESGALIHYSWVGYLAMAAIFVSVFIARRIRPVDTDAGESAVVNTTRPDLADEKRIPENRSVEATPTVS; encoded by the coding sequence ATGAACATGACCCGCCAGGAGAAAGTCCTGCTTCTCATTCTCGCGTGCATCAACTTCACGCACATTGTCGATTTTATCATCATGATGCCGATGGGGCCGCAACTGATGCGGTATTTCAGCCTCAATCCGCATGAGTTCAGCTTTATTGTGTCGGCCTACAGCCTGAGCGCCGGAATTTCCGGTTTTCTGGCGGCTTTCTACGTCGACCGTTTCGACCGGAAAAAAGTCGTGCTGACGGCTTACATTGGTTTTGTCGTCGGAACCATCGCCTGTGGCTTGGCCCCGACCTTTCCGCTGCTGATTGTTGCCCGCACCACCGCCGGTTTGTTCGGGGGCGTTCTGGGAGCGCAGGTTTTCTCCATTGTTGCCGACGTGGTTCCATACGAACGGCGGGCTACGGCCATGTCGATCATTACTACGTCTTTTTCGGTGGCTTCGGTGGTGGGTGTGCCGTTCGGCTTGTATCTGGCAACCAAAATTAGCTGGCACGCGCCGTTTCTGGCCATTGGCGGTCTGGGCGTTCTGGTAACGGCCCTGATCATCCGTTACGTGCCGCGGCTGAATGGGCACCTGCAAACCAGCGAAAACCAGTCTGCTCCACTGGATGTAATCACGTCTATCCTGCGTAACCCCAACCAGCTCCGGGCGCTCTGGCTGACGACCACCATCATGCTGGGTCATTTCAGCATCATTCCGTTGCTGTCGCCTTACCTGGTGGCTAATGTCGGGCTGGGCGAAGATCAATTGTACCTGATCTACCTGGTTGGCGGGTTGGTCACCATTTTCACGGGGCCGCTCGTTGGGCGTCTGGCCGATAAGCGGGGCAAGTACCCGGTTTTTGTCGTTTTTGCGTTGCTGTCTATGATCCCGATGTTTTTGCTGACGTCCATGCAACCGTCCGGTCTGACCTACATTCTGGCGGTGAATGCTGTGTTCTTCATCTTCTCCAACGCCCGTTTCATTCCAACGCAAGCGATGGTGACGGCGGTGGTGGAGCCGAAGCGCCGGGGTGGTTTTATGAGCATGAATTCGTCGGTTCAGCTTCTGGCGCAGGCCCTGGCTACCTACGGGGCCGGTTTGCTCGTGACCAAAACCGAAAGCGGAGCGCTGATCCATTATTCATGGGTGGGCTATCTGGCGATGGCGGCTATTTTCGTGAGTGTTTTCATCGCCCGACGTATTCGTCCGGTGGATACCGATGCTGGCGAATCGGCCGTCGTCAACACAACCAGGCCCGATTTAGCGGACGAAAAAAGAATCCCTGAAAACCGCTCTGTGGAAGCAACACCAACCGTTTCCTAA
- a CDS encoding peroxiredoxin family protein: MKKIVAVLLVTLFGISFSGGAQSVPKLKTGVWRAVLQSKGGELPFGLEISANGSAYSAFALNGAERLPFDKVTLTGDSVRLAIDIFEAEIRAKVEGNTLRGFWRRRRTGQNYTSLPFQAQHGVRYRFTPTSQTPAINLTGKWATTFRSETDSTVAVGVFEQKGARLTGTFLTTTGDYRYLEGNVVGDSLMLSTFDGTHLYLFKAKRKPDNTLVGGFWSGESGYESWTARFDPNAKLPDPTSLTYLKPGYKTIDFTFPDVNGKPVSLKDARFRNKVVVVQILGSWCPNCMDETKFLSPWYKKNKNRGVEIVGLAYEKSAELTESAPKIKRMIDRFKIDYPVVLAGTNVKSEASKTLPMLNQVVGFPTTIVLDKKGTVRQIHTGFSGPGTGKYYDEFVADFNRLIDKLTAE, translated from the coding sequence ATGAAAAAAATTGTTGCAGTACTGTTAGTAACCCTGTTCGGAATTTCGTTCTCCGGCGGTGCTCAATCGGTCCCCAAGCTGAAAACCGGCGTTTGGCGGGCGGTTTTGCAAAGCAAAGGCGGGGAGCTGCCGTTCGGCCTGGAGATCAGCGCCAACGGGTCTGCGTATTCCGCCTTTGCGCTCAATGGCGCCGAGCGGTTACCGTTTGATAAAGTGACACTTACCGGCGATTCGGTTCGGCTGGCAATCGATATCTTTGAGGCAGAAATCCGGGCAAAAGTCGAGGGCAATACGCTGCGGGGATTCTGGCGCCGACGCCGGACCGGGCAAAACTATACCTCGCTGCCGTTTCAGGCGCAGCACGGCGTTCGATACCGTTTTACGCCTACCTCCCAAACCCCTGCCATCAACCTGACCGGCAAGTGGGCCACAACCTTCCGCTCGGAAACGGATTCGACGGTTGCAGTCGGTGTTTTCGAGCAGAAAGGCGCCCGGCTGACCGGAACATTCCTGACCACAACGGGCGACTACCGGTATCTGGAAGGCAACGTGGTAGGCGACAGCCTGATGCTGTCTACCTTCGACGGAACGCACTTGTACCTGTTCAAGGCCAAGCGCAAACCGGATAATACGCTGGTGGGCGGCTTCTGGTCGGGCGAGAGCGGCTACGAAAGCTGGACGGCCCGGTTTGACCCGAACGCTAAATTACCGGATCCTACCAGCCTGACATACTTAAAGCCGGGCTACAAAACCATTGATTTTACGTTTCCGGATGTAAACGGAAAACCGGTTTCGCTCAAGGATGCGCGGTTTCGGAATAAAGTGGTTGTGGTTCAGATTCTGGGTTCGTGGTGTCCGAACTGCATGGACGAAACCAAGTTTCTGAGTCCGTGGTACAAAAAGAACAAAAACCGGGGCGTCGAGATTGTGGGACTGGCCTACGAAAAATCGGCTGAACTGACCGAGTCGGCCCCGAAGATAAAGCGCATGATTGACCGCTTCAAGATTGACTACCCCGTTGTTCTGGCGGGTACCAACGTTAAATCGGAAGCGTCGAAAACCCTGCCGATGCTGAACCAGGTGGTAGGCTTTCCGACCACCATCGTGCTGGACAAAAAAGGAACGGTCCGCCAGATTCATACCGGTTTCAGCGGTCCCGGAACGGGAAAATACTACGATGAGTTTGTGGCCGATTTCAACCGGCTGATTGATAAACTAACCGCAGAGTAA
- the rsmH gene encoding 16S rRNA (cytosine(1402)-N(4))-methyltransferase RsmH: MTGTNYHEPVLLQACIEGLNLKPGGTYVDVTFGGGGHSREILRQLQPGSDSEGRLVAFDQDPDARANADAIDDPRLTFVAANFRHLKRYLRLHKIDHVDGILADLGISSHQIDTPKRGFSTRFDADLDMRMSQSGELTARKVINEYPEDQLHKIFGMYGEVINARTLASVVASSRVNRSIETVNDLKAVLQRYAPRGKEHKYFAQVFQALRIEVNQELATLEEFLTQVPEVLAPGGRLVVMSYHSLEDRLVKNFIRSGNFRGDVEKDLYGNELKPLQSITRKPIEASAEEVDRNPRARSAKLRIAEKRSS, translated from the coding sequence ATGACAGGGACCAACTACCACGAACCGGTTTTATTGCAGGCTTGTATTGAAGGACTGAACCTCAAACCCGGCGGCACGTACGTCGATGTGACGTTCGGGGGCGGGGGCCATTCCCGCGAGATTTTACGGCAGTTGCAGCCCGGTTCTGATTCGGAGGGTCGGCTTGTCGCCTTTGATCAGGACCCCGACGCCCGGGCCAACGCCGACGCCATCGACGACCCGCGCCTGACGTTCGTTGCGGCCAATTTCCGGCACTTGAAACGGTATTTACGGCTTCACAAAATCGATCACGTCGACGGTATTCTGGCCGATCTAGGCATTTCGTCGCACCAGATTGACACGCCGAAACGCGGCTTTTCAACCCGCTTCGACGCCGATCTCGACATGCGCATGAGCCAGTCGGGTGAGCTGACGGCCCGCAAAGTCATCAATGAGTATCCGGAGGATCAGTTGCATAAAATTTTCGGGATGTACGGCGAGGTGATCAACGCCCGAACGCTGGCCAGCGTCGTTGCGTCGAGCCGCGTCAACCGGTCGATTGAAACCGTCAATGACCTGAAAGCCGTGCTGCAACGGTATGCGCCCCGCGGAAAAGAACATAAATATTTCGCGCAGGTCTTTCAGGCGCTGCGCATTGAGGTCAACCAGGAACTGGCTACTTTGGAAGAATTTCTGACGCAGGTTCCGGAGGTGCTGGCGCCGGGCGGGCGGCTGGTGGTGATGTCCTACCATTCGCTGGAAGACCGGCTGGTGAAAAACTTTATCCGGTCGGGCAACTTCCGGGGCGATGTGGAGAAAGACCTGTACGGAAACGAACTGAAACCGCTCCAGTCGATCACGCGCAAACCGATTGAAGCCTCGGCGGAGGAAGTCGACCGGAATCCGCGGGCACGAAGCGCCAAACTACGGATTGCTGAAAAACGGTCAAGTTAA
- a CDS encoding FtsL-like putative cell division protein, protein MAQNTYKTPPKAPVVKKKRENRLLNYLNQTIGFDRLFGEDNPWPIKHFDRIMWISFLLILYIGFNHNAERLIRNIQRVKAVVDEKRAEYTTLQADFKKSGKQSEISKHVIATGLEEPVTPPLKIVVKSEEDTQP, encoded by the coding sequence ATGGCCCAAAACACCTATAAAACACCGCCCAAAGCGCCCGTCGTGAAGAAAAAGCGCGAGAACCGCCTTCTAAACTACCTGAACCAGACCATCGGGTTCGACCGGCTGTTTGGCGAAGACAACCCCTGGCCCATCAAGCATTTCGACCGCATTATGTGGATTTCGTTTCTGCTGATCCTGTACATCGGATTCAACCACAACGCCGAGCGCCTGATCCGGAACATCCAGCGGGTAAAAGCGGTCGTGGACGAGAAACGGGCCGAATACACCACGCTTCAGGCCGATTTCAAGAAAAGCGGGAAACAATCCGAAATCAGCAAGCACGTAATTGCTACCGGCCTGGAAGAACCCGTAACTCCGCCCCTGAAGATTGTTGTTAAATCCGAGGAAGACACCCAGCCATGA
- a CDS encoding penicillin-binding protein codes for MNVKKDILRRAALASVAIFLFALAIIARLTYVQFFQKQNGRLWKDRITQYHIKRDTLRATRGNIFSRNEDPLATSLPYYYVGIDPCVAKTDSFNKKIDSLGILLARKFGERSRDEYTYMIRKARESGRKYVLLSRKKISFQERMAMQKWPFFRRDRRQGLGGGKFDAVYQRYHPYGRMALRTVGYLNPETSRGFVGLESSFQKELAGKDGVGLVEELSGGVRMPLEDGSDIKPEPGLDIYTTIDVNFQDMAETALLHGLEKYQAERGCLIVMEVETGEIRAMANLTLQNGKYVENFNHALAGGTDPGSTFKLPTMIALLEEKAIRPDQMVHTGGGAVLYRGRRISDTKRGGHGSITAQQVFEKSSNVGVHMLMNSFYNRPETYCRYMRQFRLDKPIGLQLRGETKPVVPNPQSPGWSRLSLSSMAIGYELKLTPLQMLAFYNAVANDGKWVQPMLVKQIRRANEVVKEFEPYVAPDPICSQSTIRLAKKMLEGVVEHGTARKSQSPYYRFAGKTGTAQRLINGRYQVGKYYTSFIGYFPAEKPKYSIAVVVDTPHGASIDLLYGGSVSAPVFREIADRIYAYDIPMHRPFASTSKPVRPSSRGIKAGFADDIRTISTELNINTPPSPDGWVKAETEGSKTQWVSQPTQTRVPDLRGMTLRDALHLLENRGFRVRFEGYGKVVDQSVPPGSPLPHPRKITLTLRQTARPDTLAVALNKHNQPGK; via the coding sequence ATGAACGTCAAAAAGGACATTTTACGCCGGGCTGCGCTGGCGTCGGTGGCGATTTTCCTGTTTGCTCTGGCGATTATCGCCCGGCTAACGTACGTTCAGTTTTTTCAAAAGCAGAATGGCCGTTTGTGGAAAGACCGGATTACGCAGTACCACATCAAACGGGATACGCTCCGGGCCACCCGGGGCAATATTTTCTCGCGCAACGAAGACCCGCTGGCCACCTCGCTTCCCTACTATTACGTCGGTATCGACCCCTGCGTCGCCAAGACCGATTCGTTCAACAAAAAGATCGACTCACTTGGTATCCTGCTGGCGCGGAAATTTGGTGAACGTTCGCGGGATGAGTACACCTACATGATCCGGAAGGCGCGCGAAAGCGGCCGAAAATACGTCTTGCTGAGCCGGAAAAAAATCTCGTTTCAGGAACGGATGGCAATGCAGAAATGGCCGTTTTTCCGGCGCGACCGGCGGCAGGGCCTGGGCGGTGGAAAATTCGATGCCGTTTACCAGCGCTACCACCCCTACGGACGCATGGCCCTGCGGACGGTCGGGTACCTGAACCCCGAAACGTCGCGCGGATTTGTTGGACTGGAATCCAGTTTTCAGAAGGAACTGGCGGGAAAAGACGGTGTTGGGCTGGTGGAGGAATTGTCCGGGGGAGTACGAATGCCGCTGGAAGACGGTTCGGACATCAAGCCGGAACCCGGGCTGGACATTTACACCACCATCGACGTCAACTTTCAGGACATGGCCGAAACGGCCCTGCTGCACGGCCTGGAGAAGTACCAGGCTGAACGTGGTTGCCTGATTGTGATGGAAGTCGAAACCGGCGAAATCCGGGCCATGGCGAATCTGACCCTGCAAAACGGCAAATACGTCGAAAACTTTAACCACGCGCTGGCGGGCGGCACCGATCCCGGTTCAACCTTCAAGCTGCCGACAATGATTGCGCTGCTGGAAGAAAAAGCGATTCGGCCCGATCAGATGGTGCATACGGGCGGGGGGGCGGTTCTGTACCGGGGTCGCCGGATTTCGGATACCAAACGGGGGGGCCACGGCAGCATCACCGCCCAGCAGGTTTTCGAAAAATCGTCGAACGTCGGTGTACACATGCTGATGAACAGCTTCTACAACCGCCCGGAAACGTACTGCCGGTACATGCGCCAGTTTCGGCTCGATAAGCCCATCGGGTTACAGCTCCGGGGCGAAACCAAACCCGTGGTTCCGAACCCGCAGTCGCCGGGCTGGAGCCGTTTGTCGCTCAGTTCGATGGCCATTGGGTATGAGTTAAAATTGACGCCGTTGCAGATGCTGGCCTTCTACAACGCGGTTGCCAACGACGGTAAGTGGGTGCAACCCATGCTGGTGAAGCAGATACGGCGGGCCAACGAAGTCGTCAAAGAATTTGAACCGTACGTGGCGCCGGATCCGATTTGCAGTCAGTCGACCATCCGGCTGGCCAAAAAAATGCTCGAAGGCGTGGTTGAACACGGCACCGCCCGGAAAAGCCAGAGCCCGTATTACCGGTTTGCGGGCAAAACCGGTACGGCCCAGAGGCTCATCAACGGCCGGTATCAGGTGGGCAAATATTACACGTCCTTTATCGGTTATTTTCCGGCCGAAAAACCGAAGTACAGCATTGCCGTCGTTGTGGACACGCCCCACGGTGCCAGCATCGACCTGCTGTACGGGGGCAGCGTTTCGGCGCCGGTATTCCGGGAAATTGCCGACCGGATTTACGCCTACGACATTCCCATGCACCGGCCTTTCGCCAGCACTTCCAAACCGGTTCGTCCGTCTAGCCGGGGCATCAAAGCCGGTTTTGCCGACGACATCCGGACCATCAGTACGGAGCTGAATATCAACACACCGCCCAGTCCCGACGGTTGGGTGAAAGCCGAAACGGAAGGCTCAAAAACGCAGTGGGTGAGCCAGCCCACGCAAACCCGGGTACCCGACCTGCGCGGCATGACGCTGCGCGACGCCCTGCACCTGCTCGAAAACCGGGGCTTCCGGGTTCGATTTGAAGGCTACGGCAAAGTGGTCGATCAATCGGTTCCGCCGGGAAGTCCGTTGCCACATCCGCGCAAAATTACGCTAACTTTGCGGCAAACCGCCCGGCCCGATACGCTGGCAGTTGCCCTCAACAAACATAATCAACCCGGAAAGTAA